A window from Acidimicrobiia bacterium encodes these proteins:
- the rplX gene encoding 50S ribosomal protein L24 → MKIRAGDRVVVLAGKDKGKEGVVSRTLPKDGKVVVGGVNVARKHQKPTSATTQGGILDIEMPIDVSNVAIISPKDGKATRIGFRVEADGSKVRICKRTGVEIK, encoded by the coding sequence ATGAAAATTCGTGCCGGTGATCGCGTTGTGGTCTTGGCCGGTAAAGACAAAGGTAAAGAAGGCGTGGTTTCACGCACTCTGCCCAAAGACGGCAAAGTTGTGGTAGGCGGCGTCAACGTGGCTCGCAAACACCAAAAGCCCACTTCGGCAACCACCCAAGGTGGCATTCTCGACATTGAAATGCCCATTGACGTTTCAAACGTTGCCATCATCAGCCCCAAAGACGGTAAAGCCACTCGCATTGGCTTCCGAGTGGAAGCTGACGGTTCCAAGGTTCGCATCTGCAAGCGCACAGGAGTAGAGATCAAGTGA
- the rplN gene encoding 50S ribosomal protein L14, whose translation MIQQETRLRVADNSGAREILCIKVLGGTSRRYAGIGDVIVATVKDALPGAAVKKGDVVKCVVVRTKKERRRADGSYIRFDENAAVLINDNLQPRGTRIFGPVGRELRDKKFMRIVSLAPEVL comes from the coding sequence ATGATTCAACAAGAAACTCGACTTCGCGTTGCCGATAACTCCGGTGCCCGCGAAATTCTCTGTATCAAAGTGCTAGGCGGAACTAGCCGTCGCTACGCAGGAATCGGCGATGTCATTGTGGCCACGGTCAAAGATGCCCTACCCGGAGCAGCCGTGAAAAAGGGTGATGTCGTTAAATGCGTTGTCGTACGCACCAAGAAAGAACGTCGCCGCGCCGATGGTTCTTACATTCGCTTCGACGAAAATGCAGCGGTGCTAATCAACGACAACCTGCAACCTCGCGGCACCCGTATCTTTGGCCCGGTGGGCCGCGAACTTCGAGATAAGAAGTTCATGCGTATCGTTTCTCTCGCCCCGGAGGTGCTCTAA
- the rpsQ gene encoding 30S ribosomal protein S17, translated as MAEETSTDVAAERYNPRKVREGIVTSNAMEKTAVVSVTDRVRHPRYGKTVQRTTKFHVHDETNDLRLGDRVRIQETRPISKLKRWRILEILERAR; from the coding sequence ATGGCCGAAGAAACATCCACGGACGTCGCCGCCGAGCGCTACAACCCGCGCAAGGTACGTGAAGGTATCGTGACTTCAAACGCCATGGAAAAGACGGCCGTTGTTTCGGTTACCGATCGGGTACGTCACCCCCGGTACGGCAAGACCGTGCAGCGCACCACTAAGTTCCATGTGCACGACGAAACAAACGACTTGCGTCTTGGTGATCGGGTGCGGATTCAAGAAACCCGTCCTATTTCGAAGCTCAAGCGTTGGCGGATTCTGGAAATCTTGGAGCGCGCACGATGA
- the rpmC gene encoding 50S ribosomal protein L29, translating into MAKQNKVAQLSDTELDEALSNAKAELFNLRFQHATGTLENYSRLREVRREVARVNTELRVREIAAAEAIARKEMA; encoded by the coding sequence ATGGCAAAGCAAAATAAAGTTGCACAGTTGTCTGACACTGAGCTTGATGAAGCTCTGTCAAACGCAAAAGCTGAGCTATTTAACCTTCGTTTCCAACATGCCACTGGCACCCTAGAAAACTACTCACGCTTGCGTGAAGTGCGTCGGGAAGTGGCTCGTGTGAACACCGAATTGCGCGTTCGTGAGATCGCCGCGGCTGAGGCTATTGCTCGGAAGGAGATGGCCTGA
- the rplP gene encoding 50S ribosomal protein L16 has translation MLMPKKVKHRKHHRGRMTGNAKGATTVSFGDFGIQALEPGWITARQIEAARIAMTRHIKRGGKVWINVFPDKPVTQKPAETRMGSGKGNPERWVAVVKPGRVLFELSYHDPEIARAAIERAIQKLPIKARFVERQEGF, from the coding sequence ATGTTGATGCCAAAGAAGGTTAAACACCGCAAGCACCATCGTGGCCGCATGACCGGTAACGCAAAAGGTGCCACCACTGTTAGCTTCGGCGACTTTGGTATCCAGGCTTTGGAACCCGGTTGGATTACGGCCCGCCAAATTGAAGCGGCTCGTATTGCCATGACCCGCCACATCAAACGAGGTGGCAAGGTGTGGATCAACGTGTTTCCTGACAAGCCCGTAACTCAAAAGCCTGCTGAAACTCGCATGGGTTCTGGCAAAGGTAACCCCGAACGTTGGGTAGCCGTAGTAAAGCCGGGCCGTGTGTTGTTCGAGCTTTCCTATCATGACCCTGAAATTGCACGGGCTGCTATTGAAAGAGCCATTCAGAAGCTTCCGATTAAAGCTCGCTTTGTCGAGCGTCAGGAAGGATTCTAA
- the rpsC gene encoding 30S ribosomal protein S3: protein MGQKVHPYGFRLGVTTDWKSRWFANRDEYADFVNQDWKIRDYLMTELPHAAISRIEVERTRDRLRVDVHTARPGIVIGRRGSEADRLRNGLSKLSGNNKVQLNIQEIKQPELDAALIAQGVADQLAGRVAFRRAMKRAVQNAQKAGALGIRVQCAGRLGGAEMSRTEWYREGRVPLHTLRADIDYGFREAKTSYGRIGVKVWIYKGDILPYKSESDDKVSREAALAAGDSAGDARPRKVVSSAAARRRPEEPEATPEAGHEEAPLIKEADPDFERLLAEEEEIERSVRDHYETPHFRPGDGD from the coding sequence ATGGGTCAAAAAGTTCATCCCTACGGTTTCCGTCTAGGAGTCACCACCGATTGGAAGTCACGCTGGTTTGCGAACCGCGACGAATACGCCGACTTTGTGAATCAAGACTGGAAGATTCGTGACTATCTGATGACCGAATTGCCTCACGCTGCAATTAGTCGAATCGAGGTGGAGCGTACTCGCGACCGTTTACGGGTTGATGTGCACACCGCTCGACCTGGCATTGTCATCGGTCGTCGTGGCAGCGAAGCCGATCGTCTTCGTAACGGTCTTTCAAAGCTGAGCGGCAACAATAAGGTGCAGCTCAACATCCAAGAAATCAAACAGCCTGAACTCGACGCTGCTTTGATCGCCCAAGGTGTGGCTGATCAATTGGCAGGCCGTGTTGCTTTCCGCCGTGCTATGAAACGTGCCGTGCAAAACGCTCAAAAGGCCGGTGCCCTCGGTATTCGTGTGCAGTGCGCTGGTCGCTTGGGTGGTGCTGAAATGTCACGCACCGAGTGGTATCGCGAAGGCCGTGTGCCGCTACACACCTTGCGCGCCGACATTGACTACGGTTTCCGTGAAGCGAAAACCAGCTATGGCCGTATCGGCGTAAAAGTTTGGATTTATAAGGGCGATATTCTGCCCTACAAGAGTGAGAGCGACGACAAGGTTTCTCGCGAAGCTGCGCTCGCCGCAGGAGACTCGGCAGGCGATGCTCGTCCTCGCAAGGTGGTTTCTTCGGCCGCCGCTCGCCGACGTCCCGAAGAACCTGAAGCTACACCCGAAGCTGGGCACGAAGAAGCCCCGCTTATTAAAGAAGCTGACCCCGATTTCGAACGTCTATTGGCGGAAGAAGAAGAAATCGAACGTTCGGTTCGTGACCATTATGAAACTCCACACTTCCGCCCTGGGGATGGTGATTAA
- the rplV gene encoding 50S ribosomal protein L22, which produces MTGIKTNERPGTRAQYRYARMSPTKARAVLDLIRGKAIGEADEILAFSERSAAAVIRKVLDSAIANAEHNDEIAADELYVSACYADEGPTLKRWRPRARGRATRIRKRTSHITIIVSRLSEEEIARRRAIEEAIRESRSGQGAARAARSAKDAADARARRVAKSRDAKAASEAEKEAEVADEELVDTDAATEVNAEVDTQTTEVDAAPADAEVEAVAADTTDEAAANDEASSPEEAGDGEEKDQ; this is translated from the coding sequence ATGACTGGTATTAAGACCAACGAGCGTCCCGGCACTCGCGCTCAGTATCGCTACGCACGTATGTCGCCGACTAAGGCTCGAGCGGTGCTCGATCTAATCCGCGGGAAAGCCATTGGCGAAGCCGACGAAATTCTGGCCTTTAGCGAACGCAGCGCGGCTGCGGTAATCCGCAAGGTGCTCGATTCGGCGATTGCTAATGCCGAGCACAACGATGAGATTGCAGCCGATGAGCTTTACGTCTCAGCCTGCTATGCCGATGAAGGGCCAACACTTAAGCGTTGGCGTCCACGAGCTCGTGGTCGTGCCACCCGTATCCGCAAGCGCACCTCACATATCACCATCATTGTGAGTCGTCTCTCCGAAGAAGAGATTGCTCGTCGTCGTGCTATCGAAGAGGCGATTCGAGAGTCTCGCTCAGGCCAAGGTGCTGCCCGCGCCGCACGCTCAGCCAAAGACGCCGCCGATGCTCGTGCCCGTCGAGTGGCTAAGAGCCGCGACGCCAAGGCCGCTAGCGAAGCCGAAAAAGAAGCTGAAGTAGCCGACGAGGAACTTGTTGATACCGACGCCGCTACCGAAGTAAACGCAGAGGTCGATACCCAAACCACCGAAGTCGATGCCGCCCCGGCCGACGCCGAAGTGGAAGCTGTTGCAGCTGACACAACCGACGAAGCAGCAGCCAACGATGAGGCTTCTTCCCCTGAGGAAGCTGGCGACGGCGAAGAGAAGGATCAGTAA
- the rpsS gene encoding 30S ribosomal protein S19: MPRSVKKGPFVDDHLLKKIDALNEKNEKKVIKTWSRRSTILPDMVGHTIAVHDGRKHVPVYVTESMVGHKLGEFAPTRTFRFHAGQERGGRR, encoded by the coding sequence ATGCCCCGTAGCGTCAAAAAGGGCCCATTCGTCGATGATCATCTATTGAAGAAGATCGACGCCTTGAACGAGAAGAATGAGAAAAAGGTCATCAAGACTTGGTCTCGTCGTTCAACCATCTTGCCCGACATGGTGGGTCACACCATTGCCGTGCACGACGGACGCAAGCACGTCCCGGTATATGTAACCGAGTCGATGGTTGGCCACAAGCTCGGCGAATTCGCACCCACTCGCACCTTCCGATTCCACGCTGGACAAGAGCGGGGTGGCCGTCGATGA
- the rplB gene encoding 50S ribosomal protein L2, translated as MALRKRKPTSPGRRFQTVSDFSEITRSTPEKSLLAPKNRTGGRNAYGRKTARHRGGGHKQQYRIIDFKRTKDGVPAKVAAIEYDPNRTCRIALLHYLDGEKRYILAPKNVKVGDTLASGQGADIRPGNALPMRYIPVGTTVHNVELRPGQGGRMARSAGSSVQLVAKEGAYATLRLPSSEMRRVPIDCRATVGEVGNSEHELIKIGKAGRSRWKGVRPQTRGVAMNPVDHPHGGGEGKTSGGRHPVSPWGKPEGRTRNKNKPSQALIVRRRRTRGSRR; from the coding sequence ATGGCATTACGTAAGCGCAAGCCCACCAGCCCCGGTCGTCGGTTCCAAACCGTCTCGGACTTTTCCGAGATCACCCGCTCGACCCCTGAGAAATCTCTACTGGCCCCCAAGAACCGCACCGGTGGTCGAAACGCCTACGGGCGTAAAACGGCCCGTCACCGTGGTGGCGGACATAAGCAGCAATATCGCATTATTGACTTCAAGCGCACCAAAGATGGTGTACCCGCTAAAGTGGCCGCCATCGAATACGACCCTAACCGCACGTGTCGTATCGCACTGTTGCACTACCTAGACGGCGAGAAGCGATACATCTTGGCCCCCAAGAATGTGAAGGTTGGCGACACCCTGGCTTCGGGCCAAGGCGCCGACATTCGCCCCGGTAACGCCCTACCAATGCGTTACATTCCGGTTGGTACCACGGTTCACAACGTGGAGCTTCGCCCAGGCCAAGGCGGCCGTATGGCACGCAGCGCCGGTTCCAGCGTGCAGCTAGTAGCCAAAGAAGGCGCTTACGCCACTTTGCGTCTACCTTCAAGTGAAATGCGTCGAGTGCCTATCGACTGTCGCGCCACTGTCGGCGAGGTTGGCAACTCCGAGCACGAGCTCATCAAGATTGGTAAGGCGGGTCGAAGCCGCTGGAAGGGTGTCCGCCCACAAACCCGTGGTGTGGCCATGAACCCAGTCGATCACCCCCATGGTGGTGGTGAAGGTAAGACCTCTGGTGGTCGTCACCCAGTTTCTCCTTGGGGTAAGCCCGAAGGTCGTACTCGCAATAAGAACAAACCCTCTCAAGCACTAATCGTCCGCCGCCGACGTACCCGCGGCTCCCGGAGGTAA
- the rplW gene encoding 50S ribosomal protein L23 → MKDPRDVILEPVVSEKAYGLIEDNVYTFKVASSASKPEIRDAVQAIFDVKVTNVNTLVRKGKRRRDRRTGIYSKRPNIKRAIVTLAEGDSIDIFDA, encoded by the coding sequence GTGAAGGATCCCCGCGACGTAATTCTCGAGCCGGTAGTGAGCGAAAAAGCTTATGGCCTAATCGAAGACAACGTCTACACCTTTAAGGTCGCTTCGTCGGCCTCTAAGCCCGAAATTCGCGATGCCGTTCAGGCCATCTTCGACGTGAAGGTCACCAACGTGAACACGCTGGTGCGCAAAGGCAAGCGTCGTCGTGACCGTCGCACCGGAATTTACAGCAAGCGCCCCAATATCAAACGGGCCATAGTCACCCTCGCCGAGGGCGACTCGATCGACATCTTCGACGCCTAG
- the rplD gene encoding 50S ribosomal protein L4 — translation MSSLTVKTADGGSAGEVELNETYFGIEPNVPVMHQVVTAQLAARRSGTQSTKTRAEVRGGGIKPWKQKGTGRARQGSIRSPQWRGGGVALGPKPRSYAQRTPKKMINLALRSALSDRAAEGRVVVVDNFTFERPNTKAALATLEALGINDKALIVLGDDDVIAAKSFSNLQSVQLIHAAELNAYDVLCNDWLVFTKATLPTGDPADNSATSTSEDDQ, via the coding sequence ATGAGTTCTTTAACGGTTAAAACCGCCGACGGAGGCTCCGCAGGCGAAGTGGAACTGAACGAAACCTATTTCGGTATTGAGCCAAACGTGCCGGTGATGCACCAAGTGGTAACAGCTCAACTAGCTGCCCGTCGTTCTGGTACCCAAAGCACTAAGACTCGTGCTGAGGTCCGGGGTGGTGGCATTAAGCCTTGGAAACAAAAAGGCACCGGTCGTGCTCGCCAAGGTTCTATCCGTTCTCCTCAATGGCGCGGTGGTGGCGTTGCTCTTGGCCCTAAGCCCCGCAGCTATGCCCAGCGCACCCCTAAGAAGATGATCAACCTGGCTCTTCGTTCCGCTCTCTCCGATCGGGCTGCTGAAGGTCGCGTGGTTGTGGTCGACAACTTCACTTTTGAACGGCCCAATACCAAAGCTGCCCTGGCTACTCTTGAAGCTTTGGGAATTAACGACAAAGCCCTAATCGTTCTTGGTGATGACGATGTTATTGCCGCTAAGAGCTTCTCGAACCTGCAAAGCGTGCAGCTAATTCATGCGGCCGAGCTCAACGCCTACGACGTACTTTGTAACGATTGGTTGGTGTTCACCAAGGCCACACTGCCCACCGGCGACCCAGCCGATAACTCCGCTACTTCAACCAGCGAGGACGACCAGTGA
- the rplC gene encoding 50S ribosomal protein L3, with protein MANKAIVGQKVGMTQVWDDENRVVPVTLVKVAPCRVVQVKRPDTDGYSALQVTFGQRDPRKLNQPLNGHYDKAGVAPGTRLVELRLEDVSAYDIGQEIAVDILSAGELVDVTAVSKGKGFAGAMKRHNFAGQNASHGNHRAHRKPGSVGNAATPGRVFKGTRMAGRTGAEKVTTQNLTVVQADAERELLLIKGSIPGPKGGLVLIRDAVKGGN; from the coding sequence ATGGCGAATAAGGCAATCGTCGGCCAAAAGGTCGGCATGACCCAGGTCTGGGATGACGAAAACCGAGTCGTACCCGTGACGCTGGTCAAGGTCGCGCCGTGTCGCGTCGTACAAGTGAAGCGGCCCGATACCGATGGCTACAGCGCCCTGCAGGTAACTTTTGGGCAACGCGATCCTCGTAAACTCAACCAACCGCTTAACGGGCACTACGACAAAGCCGGTGTGGCCCCGGGAACCCGGTTGGTTGAACTGCGCCTTGAAGACGTAAGCGCATACGACATCGGCCAAGAAATCGCGGTAGATATTCTCTCGGCCGGGGAACTAGTTGATGTAACGGCCGTGAGTAAAGGTAAAGGCTTTGCTGGCGCGATGAAGCGTCACAACTTTGCCGGTCAGAATGCCTCTCACGGTAACCACCGTGCCCACCGCAAGCCAGGTTCAGTTGGAAACGCGGCAACCCCTGGCCGTGTCTTTAAAGGCACCCGTATGGCTGGGCGAACTGGTGCTGAGAAGGTAACCACCCAGAATCTGACGGTGGTCCAGGCCGATGCCGAGCGTGAACTTCTCCTAATCAAAGGCTCTATTCCAGGCCCCAAAGGCGGTCTCGTCTTAATCCGCGACGCTGTGAAGGGTGGCAACTAA
- a CDS encoding radical SAM protein, translating into MTNETELLRGLLAQAQAAQARPSGPPPLGYQVELTVKGTRLCNLRCTYCHDWRSGSGHTMATETVEALTRKALEHPKHRVISFNWHGGEPLVLPRKFYQHALDLQAQYIQPSQRVTNSLQTNGVLLTDEWAQFFVANKFTVGVSLDGPAQIHNQVRVDQFGKGTFEAVHAGLANLRRNEVRFGVLVTLGRSMTKLGAEAVLDFLVSTGAEGCGLNPIRPGHLEPAGPNGTDYIYEEELNEFLIALYEERQRRGLRFGIRELDSVLSRLKTQGSFSCMLAGNCIGTFYVVEPNGDVGHCARFIDDDDFYFGNINSHSFDDIRASVKLDDRRQENLASLADKETCPTYEICNGGCPHERLVEERHNPAYNPGCCGRQSLIEYLQRQS; encoded by the coding sequence ATGACGAACGAAACAGAACTGCTGCGAGGGCTATTGGCCCAAGCCCAAGCTGCCCAGGCTCGACCAAGTGGTCCCCCACCACTTGGCTACCAGGTGGAACTAACGGTTAAAGGCACTCGTTTATGCAATCTGCGTTGCACTTATTGCCACGATTGGCGAAGCGGTAGTGGCCACACCATGGCCACCGAAACGGTTGAGGCCCTGACCCGTAAAGCTCTGGAGCATCCGAAACATCGGGTCATTAGCTTTAACTGGCACGGTGGCGAACCGCTGGTACTACCTAGGAAGTTCTACCAGCATGCCTTAGACCTACAAGCCCAATACATCCAGCCGAGTCAACGTGTAACCAACTCGCTGCAAACCAACGGGGTGTTGTTAACCGACGAATGGGCCCAGTTCTTTGTTGCCAATAAGTTTACGGTTGGCGTAAGCCTCGATGGACCAGCCCAGATTCACAACCAGGTAAGGGTGGACCAATTTGGCAAGGGTACCTTTGAAGCGGTTCACGCTGGGCTCGCTAACCTGCGCCGAAATGAGGTGCGCTTCGGCGTTCTGGTCACACTAGGTCGATCGATGACCAAGCTCGGGGCTGAGGCCGTTTTAGATTTCTTGGTCTCTACCGGTGCCGAAGGTTGCGGGTTAAACCCCATCCGACCCGGACACTTAGAACCAGCTGGCCCCAACGGAACCGACTACATCTACGAAGAAGAACTGAACGAGTTTCTGATCGCGCTCTACGAGGAACGCCAAAGGCGTGGGCTTCGATTCGGGATTCGAGAACTGGATTCGGTGCTTTCCCGACTTAAGACCCAAGGCTCGTTTAGCTGCATGCTGGCAGGTAACTGCATTGGCACCTTCTACGTAGTGGAACCAAACGGGGACGTGGGCCACTGCGCCCGTTTTATTGATGACGACGACTTTTACTTTGGCAACATCAACTCACACAGCTTTGACGACATCCGCGCCAGCGTGAAACTTGATGATCGCCGACAAGAGAACCTAGCCAGCTTGGCCGACAAAGAGACGTGCCCCACCTATGAGATCTGCAATGGGGGCTGCCCCCACGAGCGCCTGGTAGAAGAACGCCACAATCCGGCTTATAACCCCGGCTGTTGCGGCCGCCAAAGCCTAATCGAGTACCTCCAACGCCAAAGTTGA
- a CDS encoding ATP-binding cassette domain-containing protein, with the protein MGAVIQCRDLNVEIGDRLLLSEINLDVDRSQSVAIMGRSGSGKTTLLHALSGLHSLTPGSLIVTGKDVGRLSSKERSYFRLHSIGLVLQFGELLPELTVAENVGLQLALQGKANPGRVNELLDAVALSEHANSFPGRLSGGELQRAAIARAVAARPPVLLADEPTGALDEDLAHLIVRLLITTARAEHAALVLVTHDPEIAAYADIQFKIRGKRLVPL; encoded by the coding sequence ATGGGCGCAGTCATCCAATGTCGTGACTTAAATGTTGAAATTGGTGATCGCCTGCTATTGAGCGAGATCAACTTGGACGTTGATCGGTCCCAATCAGTGGCGATTATGGGCCGTAGCGGCTCGGGGAAGACTACCTTGCTTCACGCACTGTCCGGCCTTCATAGCCTGACACCGGGCTCCTTGATTGTTACAGGTAAAGACGTTGGGCGACTGAGTTCGAAAGAGCGCTCGTATTTTCGGCTTCATTCAATTGGGCTCGTGCTGCAATTTGGTGAGTTACTACCAGAGCTTACGGTGGCAGAAAATGTTGGCCTACAGTTAGCGTTGCAAGGTAAGGCCAATCCAGGACGAGTGAATGAGCTGCTAGACGCTGTTGCCCTTAGCGAGCATGCCAATTCCTTTCCCGGAAGGTTGTCGGGAGGCGAGTTGCAGCGAGCGGCGATAGCCCGTGCCGTTGCGGCACGTCCGCCCGTTTTGCTTGCAGACGAGCCCACTGGTGCGCTGGACGAAGACCTAGCTCACCTAATTGTTCGGCTCTTAATCACCACGGCGCGAGCTGAACACGCCGCTTTAGTGCTGGTAACGCACGATCCTGAAATTGCTGCCTACGCGGACATACAATTTAAAATTCGGGGGAAACGGCTGGTTCCATTATGA